Proteins encoded in a region of the Anopheles ziemanni chromosome 2, idAnoZiCoDA_A2_x.2, whole genome shotgun sequence genome:
- the LOC131292286 gene encoding dynein axonemal light chain 1-like, producing the protein MARSTTIKDALKRWQEDHDGQNPIEAEDIQLQFRWPPIERMDGTLGTLVNCQKLSLSSNMIEKITGLNGMKNLRILALGRNYIKSFNGLEAVGDTLEELWISYNQIDKLKGVESLRKLKVLYMANNAVRDWTELARLQAISGTLEDLVFAGNPLVENLDEAVYFREVTKRLPTLKKLDGIPMLTDDDE; encoded by the exons ATGGCACGCTCGACAACCATTAAGGACGCACTGAAGCGCTGGCAGGAGGATCACGATGGGCAGAATCCAATCGAAGCGGAGGATATTCAGTTACAGTTCCGATGGCCTCCGATCGAGCGAATGGACGGCACGCTCGGTACTCTAGTTAACTGCCA AAAGTTAAGTTTGTCCTCGAACATGATCGAAAAAATAACTGGTctgaatggaatgaaaaatttacgAATTCTCGCCCTTGGAAGGAATTACATCAAATCGTTTAACGGGCTT GAAGCGGTCGGAGACACTCTGGAAGAACTCTGGATCAGCTACAATCAGATCGACAAGCTGAAGGGTGTGGAAAGCCTACGCAAACTAAAGGTGCTCTACATGGCGAACAACGCCGTGCGCGACTGGACCGAGCTGGCGAGGCTACAGGCTATCTCGGGGACGCTGGAGGATCTGGTGTTCGCCGGTAACCCGCTCGTGGAAAACCTCGACGAAGCGGTGTATTTCCGGGAGGTTACCAAACGGTTGCCTACGCTTAAGAAGCTCGATGGCATCCCCATGCTGACAGACGATGACGAATAA